TACACCGGGAATTTCCCTGCATGAGATGCGCGCCAAAGCGCGGCGCCTGCAGCAGGCGGAAAAGCAAGTGGACCTGCTCATCGTGGATTACCTGCAGCTCATGTCCATTTCTTCCACCGGTGGCAGGCGTCCTGAAAACCGCACTCAGGAAGTCAGCGCCATCTCGCGCGGACTCAAGGCATTGGCCAAAGAGATGCGCGTGCCCGTGATTGCGCTCTCGCAGTTAAGCCGCGCCCCTGAGAGCCGCGGCGGAGACCACCGCCCCCAGCTTTCCGACCTGCGCGAATCCGGCTCCATTGAGCAGGATGCCGACGTGGTGGCCTTTATCTTCCGCGAAGAGGTTTACATGAAATC
This genomic stretch from Terriglobales bacterium harbors:
- a CDS encoding DnaB-like helicase C-terminal domain-containing protein, yielding TPGISLHEMRAKARRLQQAEKQVDLLIVDYLQLMSISSTGGRRPENRTQEVSAISRGLKALAKEMRVPVIALSQLSRAPESRGGDHRPQLSDLRESGSIEQDADVVAFIFREEVYMKSDEAEAKGVSGVAELMIAKQRNGPTGNIKLAFLKSSTRFESMVMGE